A stretch of the Tissierellales bacterium genome encodes the following:
- the aroF gene encoding 3-deoxy-7-phosphoheptulonate synthase → MELRYVGSEKPNIVVDMGDDVRFGDGNFTVIAGPCSIENREQMEIIAKSLQQNGVKVLRGGAFKPRTSPYSFQGLGKAGVEIMAEVAKKYNLKTVTEVMDPRDVAWLSQRVDMLQIGSRNMQNFALLTEVGKAKKPVMLKRGMTSTIEEWLFAAEYIAKEGNLDIILCERGIRTFENHTRNTLDLTIVPIIKKLSNLPIIVDPSHGTGKRDLVIPMTKAAHIIGADGVMVEMHPKPEIALSDGEQSLKLEDMDELVRVVKYLDEIFRGR, encoded by the coding sequence ATGGAGTTAAGATATGTAGGGAGTGAAAAGCCCAATATAGTGGTAGATATGGGTGATGATGTAAGATTTGGTGATGGGAATTTTACTGTAATTGCAGGACCGTGTTCTATAGAAAATAGAGAGCAAATGGAAATTATTGCAAAAAGCTTGCAACAAAATGGGGTAAAGGTACTTCGTGGAGGGGCATTCAAACCGCGCACATCACCATATAGTTTTCAAGGCTTGGGAAAAGCTGGTGTAGAAATAATGGCAGAAGTGGCCAAAAAGTATAATTTGAAAACAGTTACTGAAGTTATGGATCCTCGAGATGTTGCTTGGTTGAGCCAAAGGGTGGATATGCTTCAAATTGGATCAAGAAATATGCAAAATTTTGCTTTATTGACTGAAGTGGGTAAGGCGAAGAAGCCGGTTATGTTAAAACGTGGAATGACATCAACTATAGAAGAGTGGTTGTTTGCAGCAGAATATATAGCTAAAGAAGGAAATTTAGATATAATCTTGTGTGAAAGAGGAATTAGAACATTTGAAAATCATACAAGAAATACATTGGACTTGACTATAGTACCTATAATAAAAAAATTGTCAAATTTACCTATAATAGTTGATCCAAGTCATGGAACTGGAAAACGCGATTTAGTTATACCTATGACTAAAGCCGCCCATATAATAGGAGCTGATGGAGTTATGGTAGAGATGCATCCCAAACCAGAAATAGCACTTTCTGATGGAGAGCAATCGTTAAAATTAGAGGATATGGATGAGCTTGTAAGAGTAGTAAAGTATTTAGATGAAATATTTAGAGGGAGATAA
- the lspA gene encoding signal peptidase II has translation MKYLEGDKMSWLFIIIIVLLDQATKLMTVACLDIGEKIVLIDSYLQINHVRNYGAAWSILENKQVFLIGITGLIIIALVYYKKTESFTRAMHFATDLIVAGAVGNLIDRIRLGNVIDMIDVKFGNLYDYPVFNVADIAVVLGTLLMAYLVLKNKAIEEDVKNDA, from the coding sequence ATGAAATATTTAGAGGGAGATAAGATGAGCTGGTTATTTATTATTATTATAGTTTTATTGGATCAAGCGACTAAATTAATGACGGTAGCATGTTTGGATATTGGAGAAAAAATAGTATTAATTGATTCTTATCTTCAAATAAATCATGTTAGAAATTACGGAGCGGCGTGGTCTATATTAGAAAATAAGCAAGTATTTTTGATTGGAATTACTGGATTGATAATTATTGCTCTAGTTTATTATAAAAAAACAGAATCATTTACAAGAGCTATGCATTTTGCAACTGATTTAATAGTTGCTGGTGCTGTTGGAAATTTAATCGACCGAATAAGGTTAGGCAATGTAATTGACATGATAGATGTAAAGTTTGGTAATTTATATGATTACCCAGTATTCAATGTTGCAGATATAGCGGTTGTTTTAGGAACTTTATTGATGGCGTATTTGGTACTAAAAAATAAGGCCATAGAAGAGGATGTAAAGAATGATGCTTAA
- a CDS encoding RluA family pseudouridine synthase, which produces MMLKYELCVEEEDLRLDKYLSEELEEYSRSYVNKLIKEGFIKVNGRIVKPKYLVKSDDKIEVEIPEPVELKIEAENLPIEIVYEDEELAVVNKPKNMVVHPAPGHYSKTLVNGLLYHLDHLSNINGVKRPGIVHRIDKNTTGLLMIAKTNRAHQSLTEQLKEHSTHRVYHCIVHGNIKEDEGTIDLPIGRHPKDRKKMAVTAQNSKRAVTHFKVIERFGDYTYVENKLETGRTHQIRVHMAHTGHPLLGDDIYGPKKTKFNLEGQTLHAKEIGFIHPTLEKQMVFNSELPEYFQKLLRYFRDRK; this is translated from the coding sequence ATGATGCTTAAGTATGAATTATGTGTAGAAGAAGAGGATCTTAGATTAGATAAGTATTTATCGGAAGAACTTGAGGAGTACTCAAGATCATATGTTAATAAACTTATAAAGGAAGGGTTCATAAAAGTTAACGGAAGGATAGTTAAGCCCAAATATCTTGTAAAAAGTGATGATAAGATAGAGGTGGAAATTCCGGAACCTGTAGAGCTTAAGATAGAAGCAGAAAATCTGCCAATAGAAATAGTTTATGAAGATGAAGAATTAGCAGTGGTAAATAAGCCTAAAAATATGGTTGTGCATCCTGCGCCAGGCCATTATTCAAAGACTTTAGTAAATGGTTTGCTTTATCATTTAGATCATTTGTCAAATATTAATGGAGTAAAAAGACCTGGAATAGTTCATCGAATAGATAAAAATACTACGGGATTGCTTATGATAGCTAAAACAAATCGTGCACATCAAAGTCTGACAGAGCAGCTTAAAGAGCATAGTACGCATAGAGTTTATCATTGTATTGTTCACGGAAATATAAAAGAAGATGAGGGTACGATTGATTTACCAATTGGAAGGCATCCGAAGGATAGAAAAAAAATGGCTGTAACAGCTCAAAATTCTAAAAGAGCAGTTACACATTTTAAAGTTATTGAGAGATTTGGCGATTATACTTATGTAGAGAATAAATTAGAGACAGGCAGAACGCATCAGATTAGAGTTCATATGGCTCATACGGGACATCCGTTATTAGGTGATGATATTTATGGTCCTAAAAAAACCAAATTTAACTTGGAGGGGCAAACGCTTCATGCTAAAGAAATAGGTTTTATTCATCCAACATTAGAGAAGCAGATGGTTTTTAATTCGGAGCTGCCAGAGTATTTTCAAAAATTGCTTAGATATTTTCGAGATAGAAAATAA